From Homalodisca vitripennis isolate AUS2020 chromosome 1, UT_GWSS_2.1, whole genome shotgun sequence, the proteins below share one genomic window:
- the LOC124369594 gene encoding E3 ubiquitin-protein ligase MARCHF5-like, with product MSTNTSRSCYICLAEVQEDEVDEAEWVSPCRCSGTVGWVHKACILRWVRVQERQSSDPVTCPACGTKFILTPEMGTVVRAIHFLDYYFYPWCKLYVCTVMSVIFFDTTCTYIGVFVLVQGYGVDEAASLLYSMDIVESMTRLHLVTYSLFLICYVPIDEFLLHILQRSSRIPILGRVLPSDVPDRYRYRGNISFGDENSKSPIVFRGVFIPVMAGIVGNLFFQSVDSKLKRFLIGGFTVLALKSIIKMYIVHKQMVRRKNMRILPFEPHPSTERHG from the exons ATGTCAACCAACACATCAAGGTCCTGCTATATTTGCCTGGCCGAGGTTCAGGAGGACGAAGTGGACGAGGCCGAATGGGTGTCTCCATGTCGCTGCTCAGGCACTGTGGGTTGGGTACACAAGGCCTGTATCCTGCGCTGGGTACGTGTACAGGAGAGGCAGTCCTCCGATCCCGTCACCTGTCCTGCCTGTGGTACAAAGTTCATCTTGACCCCCGAAATGGGAACTGTCGTCCGTGCCATCCACTTCCTCGACTACTACTTCTACCCCTGGTGTAAACTCTACGTCTGTACAGTTATGAGCGTCATATTCTTCGACACCACGTGCACGTATATTGGCGTCTTCGTCTTAGTGCAG GGTTATGGTGTGGACGAAGCAGCGTCACTGCTGTACAGTATGGACATAGTAGAATCGATGACTCGTTTACATCTCGTCACTTACTCGCTCTTCTTGATCTGCTATGTGCCCATCGACGAGTTCCTGCTCCATATTCTACAGCGCAGCTCTAGAATTCCCATCTTGGGCCGGGTCCTACCCTCAGACGTCCCCGATCGGTACCGCTACCGGGGGAACATCAGTTTTGGAGACGAAAATAGTAAGAGCCCCATAGTCTTCAGAGGGGTATTTATCCCGGTAATGGCGGGGATCGTCGGTAACCTGTTCTTCCAATCGGTGGATTCCAAGCTGAAGAGGTTCCTGATTGGTGGGTTCACCGTCCTGGCGCTCAAGTCAATTATAAAGATGTACATCGTACACAAGCAGATGGTGAGGCGCAAAAATATGAGGATTCTACCCTTCGAACCTCATCCTTCGACGGAAAGACATGGTTGA